The uncultured Desulfobacter sp. DNA window CTGAAGGGGTTTAGGGCTGTTCATCCCTTCAGTCTAATTACCTTTTCTACAATTCACCAGACCAGTGCCACCGCTATCCGCGATCAGAACCGGGAAAGAGAAAACGGCGACAGATCAATTTCAGGTTTTTTGCCGTATACCAGGTCGCTGACCGCTTTGCCGGTTCCTGTGGCAAGGGTTAAGCCGAGCATGCCGTGGCCGGTGGCCACAATCAGGTTATCCAGGGCAGGGACCGTATCGATAATGGGCATGTCGTCGCAGGTCATGGGCCGCAGGTTGGTCCACTCTTCGATAATGGGACTGGTCAGGGGATTTTTAAGATACTGCCGGGCCCCGGATATAATTTTGTTTATTCGAATGCGGTTCAGCCCCATGTCGTAGCCTGAAAACTCCATGGTGCCCCCAAGCCGGCAGGCGCTTTTCCATGGGGTGGCCACGGCGTTGCTCTCATAAAAATATAACGGGAAGACCGGACAGTCTTTGGACGGTTTCATGGTAATACTGTACCCTTTTCCCGGTTCCACCGGCAGTCTTAGATTCAACTGCTGCATGGTGGACGGGGTCCAGGCGCCGGCAGCCATGACAAAGGCATCGGCTTTAAACCGGCCCTTTGAGGTGTTAATGCTGTCGACCTTGCCGCAGGATTGGTTAAACTTGAGAAACCGGCAGTTTTCTTCAAACACCACCCCTTTTTTTGTTAACGCATTTTTCCAGGATGCCATAAGCAGCTCAGGCCGCAAATGGGCGTCCCCTATGGTATGCCATGCCCCAACCACATCATTGCCAAGGGCCGGCTCCATTTCTATCAGTTCTTGTTTTTTAATTTTACGGCTTTTGATACCAAAGGTTTGCTGAAACTGGTCGGTTGCGGTAAATCCGTTAAAATTTTCAGGATTTTTGAAAACGGTCAGCACCCCTTTGGCCTCGTAATCGCAAAGCAACTCTTTTGATTTTAAAAGGTCGCCGTACAGCCGGTCACTATACGAGAGCAGTTCAAATTTGCCTTTGGCTGCTTTTCGTTTATGGCCATGGGTGCAGTTTCCCGCAAATCTGAGCAGCCAGCTGAGCCGGCCGGGGTCCAAGGTGGGTTTGATGTAAAGGGGGGAGGTGCCCTTAAGGGTCCTGATGATTTCATGGCCCACCGCACCGGGAACACACAAGGGGGTAACATCACTGAAATAGAGCAGTCCGCAGTTCCCGTGGGACGCCCCGTCACCAGCCCGGTCTCGTTCAATGATGGTCACCCGGGCCTTTTTTTCAATCAGATAATGGGCGCAGGCAAGGCCGATAACCCCGCCGCCGATAATCATAATGTTGGGTTGGTCTGTCATGGCTTTGGTCCTTGTCTTAAGTGTTCCGTTACATCAGGGCAGGTACCATATAATTTATTGTTTTTACGTTCAAGAAAAAATAAAAAAACCTTTGACAAAAAATATTAAATTTGACGATTTATGATCAGCCATTATTGTAATTCTAAGGAAGACCGGTCTGGTTTTAAAAACGGTTGTTCCGGTTCTAAATATGCATCACATTTAGGTTTGTATATCTTTAAATCAACTGATCAAGGAGTACAGCCCATGAGATTTATGATTCGAAATTCAATTTTGATGGTACTGGTAATGGCCGTTAATATTGGCGTTTTTCTTGCCCCGGTATCGGCATCTGAAAAGCCGGTTATCGTTGTATCTACGACACAGATCGGTGATTTTGCACGAAAGGTGGCAGGGGATCATGCCGTGGTGCAAAGCATTCTCGCGCCGGGGGCCGACCCCCACACCTATACGGTTACCCCCAATGATGTTCAAATTGTTTTAAAGGCTGATCTATGCATTGAAAATGGTCTTCATCTGGAAGGAAAATCCTGGATGAAAACCCTGGCCACAGATGCCGGCAAACCCCTGGTTACAGCCACCAACGGAATCAAACCGTTGTTGATCCAGGAAGGGAAACAAACCCTTCCGGATCCCCATGCCTGGTTTTCCCCTCAGAATGCGGCGGTTTATGTGAACAATATCATAAAGGCCCTGGCCGGGATTGATCCTGAAAACAAGGACGCCTACCAGGCCCGGGGAAAATTGTATTTACAGCAGCTTCGGGTTCTGGATGCCTGGATCAGAGAGCAGGTCAGCACTATCCCTTCCCGGCAAAGAATTCTGGTCACTACCCATGATGCCTTCAATTATTTTTGCCGGGAATACAACTTTAATGAAGAGAATGATTTTCTATCCATTGCCCCGGTCGGATGGTCTACGGGTGCTGAAGTCGGGGCCGGCATGACACCGGAACGGCGGCAGAAGGTGGTCGCCTCCATCAAAGAATCCGGTGCCCCGGCCATATTTGTTGAAACCACCATCAACCCCAAGCAGATTCGTGAAATTGCTCAGGAAACCGGTGTAAAAATCGGCGGAGAGCTTTACTCGGACTCCATGGGGCCGAAAGGCTCGGCCGGGGAAACCTATATCGGCATGATGCGGGAAAATACCCTTTTAATTGTGAGGGCGCTTAAATAAAGCCGTGAGATTTTTACTTGGCATACTGATCTGGGTGGCCATGGTTGGCAGCGTATGGCTTTATACCGCTGCCAGGGACGCCCGGCTGCCCGGCGAACCGGCCCGGGCAAAGGCCGTAACGGTGGTCCAGGCGGATTTTATTTTAAGCCTGACCCCGACCTTTTCTACTCAGAAAGATCCCTTTGCCCTGGACACAGGGGATGAGAGTACATCAGATCTGGTGATAAGGCTCAACGGGAAAAACATTGATTTGCCATCCCCGGATATGGCCCGGGGACAGGAATTGCGGATCAGCCGCTTGCCAGCCCTTTTGCCCGGGTTTAACGAAGTTTATATTAATGCCGGGCCCCCGGTAAGTGAAAGTACGCTGTTTCACGGCATCCGGGTTAAGCTGACCTTGAACGGGGCATCCATGGTTGATAAAACCATCTGGGCCGGGCATGGGGAACGGGTGGCCGGAACGGTCGGCTTTACCCTTGACCCTGAAAAGGAGTCCGGCCATGACTGATCATCCCAAATTTGCCGTTGAAGTCGAACATTTGACCGTCAGCTACAATGCCAGGCCGGCCCTGCTCGATGTTACCGTGGCCATTGAAACCGATCAGTTAGTGGGGGTTATCGGGCCCAACGGGGCCGGTAAATCAACCTTTATCAAGGCTGTCTTGGGGTTTGTTACCCCGGATTTGGGAACTGTTCGCATCAACGGTGTTCCTGCCCGAAAGGCCAAAGGCCAGGTGGCCTATGTGCCCCAGCGGGGGGCCGTAGACTGGGATTTTCCCATAACGGTCAAAGAAGTGGCCTTAATGGGTCGTTACCAGCAGATTCCCTGGTATTCGTCACCTAAGCCAAAGGATTGGGACAAGGCCATGGAGGCCCTGGACATGGTCCGGATGACTGAGTTTTCCGACCGGCAGATCGGGGAGCTTTCCGGGGGGCAGCAGCAGCGGGTGTTTATGGCCAGGGCCCTGGCCCAGGGCAGCGATATCCTTCTTTTGGACGAACCCTTTGCCGGGGTGGACGCAGCAACGGAACGGGCCATTCTTGATGTGCTGGAACGGGCCAAAGAGTCCGGCAAAACCCTGGTGGTGGTTCACCATGACCTGTCCACGGCATCTGAATATTTTGACAAACTGCTGTTGATCAAGCAGCGGCTTTACGCCTACGGCCCCCCGGGTCTGGTTCTCAAAGAAGACCTGCTCAGCCAGGTCTATGAAGGGCGGTTAAAGGTTTTTAAAGCGGTAACCACAAAGGAAGATGGCTGATGGGTGACTGGCTTCTGGCCCCTCTGGCACAAACTTATTTTCAAAAGGCCCT harbors:
- a CDS encoding FAD-dependent oxidoreductase; its protein translation is MTDQPNIMIIGGGVIGLACAHYLIEKKARVTIIERDRAGDGASHGNCGLLYFSDVTPLCVPGAVGHEIIRTLKGTSPLYIKPTLDPGRLSWLLRFAGNCTHGHKRKAAKGKFELLSYSDRLYGDLLKSKELLCDYEAKGVLTVFKNPENFNGFTATDQFQQTFGIKSRKIKKQELIEMEPALGNDVVGAWHTIGDAHLRPELLMASWKNALTKKGVVFEENCRFLKFNQSCGKVDSINTSKGRFKADAFVMAAGAWTPSTMQQLNLRLPVEPGKGYSITMKPSKDCPVFPLYFYESNAVATPWKSACRLGGTMEFSGYDMGLNRIRINKIISGARQYLKNPLTSPIIEEWTNLRPMTCDDMPIIDTVPALDNLIVATGHGMLGLTLATGTGKAVSDLVYGKKPEIDLSPFSLSRF
- a CDS encoding zinc ABC transporter substrate-binding protein, with translation MRFMIRNSILMVLVMAVNIGVFLAPVSASEKPVIVVSTTQIGDFARKVAGDHAVVQSILAPGADPHTYTVTPNDVQIVLKADLCIENGLHLEGKSWMKTLATDAGKPLVTATNGIKPLLIQEGKQTLPDPHAWFSPQNAAVYVNNIIKALAGIDPENKDAYQARGKLYLQQLRVLDAWIREQVSTIPSRQRILVTTHDAFNYFCREYNFNEENDFLSIAPVGWSTGAEVGAGMTPERRQKVVASIKESGAPAIFVETTINPKQIREIAQETGVKIGGELYSDSMGPKGSAGETYIGMMRENTLLIVRALK
- a CDS encoding metal ABC transporter ATP-binding protein, encoding MTDHPKFAVEVEHLTVSYNARPALLDVTVAIETDQLVGVIGPNGAGKSTFIKAVLGFVTPDLGTVRINGVPARKAKGQVAYVPQRGAVDWDFPITVKEVALMGRYQQIPWYSSPKPKDWDKAMEALDMVRMTEFSDRQIGELSGGQQQRVFMARALAQGSDILLLDEPFAGVDAATERAILDVLERAKESGKTLVVVHHDLSTASEYFDKLLLIKQRLYAYGPPGLVLKEDLLSQVYEGRLKVFKAVTTKEDG